A window of Sodalis praecaptivus genomic DNA:
CAGCCTCGGATAAAGCAGATTTCCATTTTGTCGGAATACCCGTTCTCGCAGGGGCAATTGGCTCCAGTTTTCCCATCAATGAACAGTACAGCCTGACCGCAGGGCATGTGGCGAAAGTGATGATGGTCAGGGTAAAAGCCTACAATCCGATCTGCGATGTCGCCATCATCTATCACGATAATAAAGGCCGGACCCTGCCGCGTCTGGAAGCCGCGACTAAAGGCGAGCAACTTAACATGTATGGCTACAATGCCTATACCGCAATGCCGACCTCATCCAGCGGAACCGTACAAGAGTTTGGCTGGTGGAAGCAGCCCGGAACCAGCTGTCTGATGGGATTATCCAACGCCGGCGGGATCCAGGGCATGAGCGGTGGGCCGGTTTACGGCAAAGACGGCGCGATCATCGGCGTTCTCACCGCGACCCATCCCAAACGGAGACAGACGATATTCGTTCCGTTCCAGAATATTGCCCAATGGGTGGCGCAGGAAATTAACGATCCACAATTTGCGATGCGCAATGGGGTGAGCGGAGAGAAAGACGCTTTGGCCATTGCCAGCGCCACGTCGCCTGAGACAACCGCCGCGGCGACCAGCGCCAACCCTGTGGCTAAACCGGTACTTTAATTCGGCAGCGGGCTGCCTAACGAACAGGTTTATGGCGACGGCGTGAGATTTCACGCCAGGAGCTCGGCCATGTCAAGGCGGCGCCCGCCACGCCGGCGCGGTGGTTTATTCGCTGCTGCCAAACTGCTGGCGATAATGAAGCGGGCTAATGCCTAAATTGCGCATAAAGACCCGCCGCATCACATCGGCGCTGGTGAAACCGCAGCGTGCCGCGATCCTGTCCAGATTCATCGACGTCATCAGCAAAAATCGGCGCGCGGTTTCTAAACGGACGTTCTCCACATATTTCGCCGGCGTGGTATTCAGCTCGGTCTTAAAAATGCGAATTAATGTGCTGCGGCTCATCGCCAATTGATCGGCCAGGATCTCGACGCTTAACTCTTGGGTAAGATGCTCCTGCAGCCAGGGTTGCAGGGCCTTCAAATTGCGGTTATTGCTGCTTTGCGCCAGCAGGGACAAACTTTGCTGCGGTTGATGACCCGGGCGTCGCAAAAACAGTACCATCTCGCGCGAAACGTCTGCCGCCAGCGCATCGCCGCGATCC
This region includes:
- a CDS encoding trypsin-like peptidase domain-containing protein, coding for MAYCDIHLIYLYLVELFMKSFLFVIVLSLLLSGCSAVGHYNVDKTASDKADFHFVGIPVLAGAIGSSFPINEQYSLTAGHVAKVMMVRVKAYNPICDVAIIYHDNKGRTLPRLEAATKGEQLNMYGYNAYTAMPTSSSGTVQEFGWWKQPGTSCLMGLSNAGGIQGMSGGPVYGKDGAIIGVLTATHPKRRQTIFVPFQNIAQWVAQEINDPQFAMRNGVSGEKDALAIASATSPETTAAATSANPVAKPVL